One window from the genome of Deltaproteobacteria bacterium encodes:
- a CDS encoding MogA/MoaB family molybdenum cofactor biosynthesis protein: MRKAALLTISDRCSTGERQDRSGPLLRDMLRSEGYNVAHYEILPDEQDLIALRLRQLADEYSVDLVVTTGGTGLSPRDVTPEATTAAVDRLVPGIAEAMRSASLVKTRHAMLSRAVAGVRGQTLIINLPGSERAARENLQVVLPALSHAIDKIQGDPAECGSV, translated from the coding sequence ATGAGAAAGGCAGCCCTGCTTACAATAAGTGATCGCTGTTCGACGGGTGAGCGGCAGGACCGCAGCGGACCGCTCCTGCGCGACATGCTTCGCAGTGAGGGCTACAATGTGGCGCATTACGAAATTCTGCCTGACGAACAGGATCTTATTGCCCTCCGTCTTCGGCAGCTTGCCGATGAATATTCCGTTGATCTGGTGGTTACCACCGGCGGCACCGGCTTGAGTCCTAGAGATGTCACTCCGGAAGCGACAACGGCAGCGGTGGACAGGCTTGTTCCCGGCATTGCCGAGGCCATGAGGAGCGCCAGCCTGGTGAAAACACGGCACGCCATGCTCTCCAGAGCTGTGGCTGGCGTACGCGGTCAAACCCTCATCATAAATCTGCCGGGAAGCGAGCGGGCGGCTAGAGAAAATCTGCAGGTTGTTTTGCCCGCCCTATCACACGCTATAGACAAAATCCAGGGCGATCCTGCTGAATGTGGCAGCGTCTAG